CAACACGCTTCCCCTGATTCATTGCTGCTTGACACTGGGTAAATAACCATTGATTCACCTGTTCACCAGCTTGATTAATTGCTGTCAGCACAGGAGTTAAATCGGGTGTAGCGGTCAGTTGTTCGCCTTGTGCTAGTCTGGCAATAATTTTGGCTGCTAAGGTGCGATAATATTCATTTTTTTCGCAAATATCCTGGGGAATTTCCATCATGAAAATTCCTTGTTTCCAGCCATCAGGATGATCGAAATCGAATAAATCTAGTTGAATGGAAGCATCGAGTATTTGCTGTGGTGCTTTGGCTGTACCAGCACCATAGGATACTGTGACTTCCCAGGGTACAGGAATGACAATCAAGTTTGCAGACTCATAATCGCATGGTAAACCGAAGATGTTACCATTGATTTCACCTACGCCACTGGGATTGTAGTCTGGTTGTTGAATAGTCATCGTTTTGTAATTTAATATGGATTTCTATCACGCAGAGGCGCAGAGGCGCAGAGAATGAGAGTTTGAGAGTTTGAATTTTTGACTTTCATTCTCTAATTCGGCAATCCCAAATATTTTAACTAAAAAATGGTGCTGGTGATTTCAAGGATAAATTTATCTACCTCACTCAGATGAAGTTTGCTGTCATGATGACAATGCAGCAATTATTTCGTCAAAATTGCGCTGATATACCTGTTGTCCATAGTTGTTCCATGCTTCGTCTGAGGAGTGGGGAAACCTTGTTAATGTTGCGTGTTGAATATATTTCATCATGGGGCGACGCAGATTTTCGTATTTCTCAAAGGCTGTAGCGATCGCCTCTGGCGGGGCGTAGCCCATCGCTTCCCCATTATCCCATTTATTTGTCTCGGCAATATGAGCAATTAACGTTGTCACTGCTAGCGCATCTTCAAATCCTTGATTAACCCCTTGTGCCATAAAAGGAGGCATACCATGAGCTGCATCACCCACTAATACCACACGTCCTCTACTCCAGGTAGGTTGACTTTCGCCGTCAGATGTGCTTGCGTGGTGAATGTAGTATGGGCGTTGCTGCATATTAGCAGGAGGAGATAGACGAACTAATTCCTGAAGTACATCGGGATAACCAGCTTTTTCTAACTGCTGCATTGCTAAATCCAGCAAAGAACTTTCAGATTTATCTTCTAACGATTCCAAAGACACAGCCAGATGTAAAATGTATCCTATGTGGCTACCTGGTCTGCGAAATAACATCATCCTTAGCTCATTCAGAGAATCGGTAATTTCGGAAGCATTACTAATAGTGACAATGGGTGAATCTTGAAAAAACTTCTCTTCAATTTGTGTCTGTAATTCCTGGGGAATTTCGGTGATTTCCCGACAAGATATAGCTGCGAATCCTGAATATTTAGGTTGGGCAAAATCACTATCAGGAGTATCTTTGTAAAGTACTTTGCGAATTGTCGAGTTAATACCATCTGCTGCTACAATTAGTTTGGCTCGGAATGATTTTGAACCTAATTGTTGAGAGGTCGGATCTAAATTCTGAGGCTCGTTATTATCGACTTTTTGTCCATCAGCCCAATAAGCATAAGGGTTGGCTTCTGTTCTTAGATCAGAAATGCAATCTATCCGAACACAGCCCTTTTCTGGCTCATCAATAACATTTATACAACGATGATTTGCTTTAACTCTGTCTTCAGGAATGAGATTTCTGAGGGTGGTTTGCAAATTGTACCAAGCAATTGATACTCGACCCTCACCATATTGTTGAAACCAGTGATCAAACCCCAGAGGAGTTGACCGAATAGTTTCCCCCTGCAAATTCTTATAAACCCATTCGGGTGAAGTTTTAGCAGGTTTTTCTCCCTGAGTTTTTTCGCCATTAGACTGAGGGGAATTCATGAACCCCATCCCAGTGTTCTTAACTGCTTCGTAAGCTTGATTATCTAAATATTTGAGAGATTTTAAGCCATTGGGAAGAATATCCAATACTTGACCAACTTTACGAAAAGCGCGAGTTTGATCAACAACCAGAATATTTTCTATACCACATTTGCGTAAGCCAATAGCTGTTGCTAACCCGATAGGCCCAGCGCCAACTATGACAACATCGTAGATTTCCCCGGTTAAGGTCTGGCTGTCTGTATTTATACGGTTGTCTGATTTAGTTGCTGACATATTGATCCAAATTATTTGGGGATAT
The window above is part of the Nodularia spumigena CCY9414 genome. Proteins encoded here:
- a CDS encoding FAD-dependent oxidoreductase; translated protein: MSATKSDNRINTDSQTLTGEIYDVVIVGAGPIGLATAIGLRKCGIENILVVDQTRAFRKVGQVLDILPNGLKSLKYLDNQAYEAVKNTGMGFMNSPQSNGEKTQGEKPAKTSPEWVYKNLQGETIRSTPLGFDHWFQQYGEGRVSIAWYNLQTTLRNLIPEDRVKANHRCINVIDEPEKGCVRIDCISDLRTEANPYAYWADGQKVDNNEPQNLDPTSQQLGSKSFRAKLIVAADGINSTIRKVLYKDTPDSDFAQPKYSGFAAISCREITEIPQELQTQIEEKFFQDSPIVTISNASEITDSLNELRMMLFRRPGSHIGYILHLAVSLESLEDKSESSLLDLAMQQLEKAGYPDVLQELVRLSPPANMQQRPYYIHHASTSDGESQPTWSRGRVVLVGDAAHGMPPFMAQGVNQGFEDALAVTTLIAHIAETNKWDNGEAMGYAPPEAIATAFEKYENLRRPMMKYIQHATLTRFPHSSDEAWNNYGQQVYQRNFDEIIAALSS